Within the Solwaraspora sp. WMMA2056 genome, the region CCGTCGTCAGCATCGGGTTCAGCGGCTCCGGTGCCGCCGAGGTGGAGCGGCGGGTCGAGCTGCGGATGGCCCGCAAGCGGGTGCTCGACCGACCGGACGCGCGGATCTGGGCGGTGGTCGACGAGGCGGTGCTGTGCCGGCCGATCGGCGGGACCCGGGTGCTGCGCGGTCAGATCGAAGCGCTCGCCCAGATCAGCGAGCTGCCGGGCGTACGGCTGCAGGTGGTGCCGTTCCGCAGCGGCGGCCACGCCGCCGCCGGCGGTGCCTTCAGCATCCTGCGCTTCCCGGAGCAGGAACTGGCCGACGTGGTCTACCTGGAGCACCTGACCAGCGCGCTCTACCTGGACAAGCGGGAGGACGTCGACCGGTACGCGGCCGCCGTCGGCCGGCTGTTCATCGAGGCCGAACCGCCCGACGCCAGCCGCGACCTGCTGCACCGCGCCCTACGCGACCTGTGACCCAGCTACCCACCGTCGTCCCGCGTCCGCCTGCCTATTCGGTGGTCAAGCCCAGGCTGACCAGTACCGCCCCCTGGTAGAGCACCAGCGGCTCGCCGGTGCCGTCCCGGCGGACCAGCACCAGGGCATCCTCCGGCCCCGGCGGACGGCTGCCCCCGCGATCCGACCGCAGCGAGACGAGCAGGTACGCGCCGTCGGGGGTCGCCAGCACACCACCCACCCGCTGCCCGGAGCCGCCGCCGGTGGCGATCTCGGTGCGGTGGCCCGCGCCGTCGGTGAGCAGCACCCGGTCGACGCGCAGCTCGCCGTCCTCGTCGTGCAGATCGTGCAGCACCGTGCCGTCCGGGAACGCGGTCCGGGGAGTCGCCAGCGATCCGGCGGTGGTGACGGTGCCGGCTGTGTCGATGGTCATGGCGTCACCGCTGGGCCCCAGCCGCAGCGCCGCCAGGGACGCCCCGGTCGAGGGCAGAACCGTGGCCGACGACACCCCCCGCAGGTCGGGGCCCGGCCGTGCGGTCGCGCTCGCCAGATCGACCGACCAGACCCGGTTGGGCAGGTCGGCGTCGCGGCGCACATCCGCGTCGTACGGCAGCTCGACGACCAGCGCCGCCTCGCCGGCCACCGCGACGGCGAGGCTGCCCGCCACCGGGGGCAGATCGGTCGGACCTGGCCGGCCCGCGTCACCGGCCGGGGCGGTCGGCGACGTACCGGCGGGCGACGCACCGGCCGGCTCGGGTGCCTCCGTCACCGGCACCACCGACCCCGATGTCAGGTCCAGCACCGCCAACCGCCGGGCACCGGACCCGGTCTCCTCCACCAGCGCGTACCGGCCGGCCGGCGCGAACGTCACGTCGCCGACCGGGCTGAGCAGGGTGCGGACCACGCCGTCGGGCTGGACCACGCTCACCGCCCGCAACCCGTCCCGCAGGTGTGTCACGGCGAACCCGGCGTCGGTGAAGACCCCGGAGACGAAGGTACGGGCGACCTCGACCGTCGGGCGCCAACTCCCGTCGGCCGTGTCCGCGATGATCAGCCGCGCCGGCCGCTCGTCGGTCAGCGCGGCCAGCAGCCGTCCGTCCGGTGCGGCGGCGAACGGGTAGGTGGGCAGCGAGATCGCCGGGCTGACGGCCCCGGTGGTCAGGTCGACCCCGCCGAACCGGTCGCCCGGTCGCTCCTGCCAGATCACGCCGCCGTGCTCGGCGACGACGCAGGCCGCCTCCACCGCCGGCTGCTCGACCGTGCCGTCCGGGCGAACGATCAGGCAGCGGGGCCCGGTGATCGACAACTGCGGGCCGACCCCGGTCGCGGTCCGGAGGTAGACGTGGTCGGGCAGTGCGACGTCGATGATCCGGCCGTCGGTGAGCAGGGCGGCCCGTCGGTCCTCGGCGAGCCCGTCGGCGACGGTCGGGAAGCGGGGGTCGCCGAGTGCGATCTCGGCATGGCGGCGGTCGGGTGCCACCCCGGCGATCTCGTCGCCGAAGCGCTCCACCGCCACCAGCCCGGTCAGGTCGGTACGGCGTTCGTCGGCCACCGCCACGGCGAACACCGCCGGACCGAGCCCACGGACCTGCTCCGGCAGCTGCCCGACGCGGGCCGGCAACTGCGACGCGCCCCCGTCGACACAGCCGGCGGTCGTCACCACCAGCACCGTCGTCGCGACCACTGCCCACCATCGTCGTGCCATCCCCGCATTGTGATCTTCGGGGGCAAGTTCCGCGACCGCAGCGCCGGCCGCACGCCGGGACGGCCGCTCTCAGGTCACGACGGCCGGCCGGCCGGTCTCACGGCACGGCGACCGGGGCGCCGAAGCGGACCGGTACGCCGGGGGAGTAGAGCACACTCACCGGTGGTCCGTCCGGGGCGGGCAGCCCGGCGGCGACGAGCAGGCCGTCGTCCAGGTCCACCAGCTCCGCCCGGTGCAACGGCCACCGAGGGTGGTCGTTCGGCAGGTAGCGGGTCCGGCCGTACACCCGCTCGTGCAGACCCCAGCGGGCGGTGAGGAAATGCTCCAGCGGGGTCGGCTCGGCGATCGGCGCGCCGACCCGGACCGACATCCGGCTGGCCGCGCCGCGCGGCCCCGGCCACCGCCGCCGGCACCGGTAGGTGAGGGTGTCACCGGTG harbors:
- a CDS encoding helix-turn-helix transcriptional regulator, whose protein sequence is MQLGARLRRLREANGVSREDAGWAIRASESKISRMELGRVGFKERDVDDLLTLYGVVDLAERTALTTLARETNQPGWWHPYADLLPTWFQYYLDLESAASLIRTYEIQFVPGLLQTEEYARAVVSIGFSGSGAAEVERRVELRMARKRVLDRPDARIWAVVDEAVLCRPIGGTRVLRGQIEALAQISELPGVRLQVVPFRSGGHAAAGGAFSILRFPEQELADVVYLEHLTSALYLDKREDVDRYAAAVGRLFIEAEPPDASRDLLHRALRDL